The DNA segment ACGCCGCCTATGAAGTTCGCAAGATGGAACGAGAAATTGCGAAAGACATGGCCGATCAGTTTAAGGAAGTTCAAGAGGGCCAGAAGAAAGCCTTTGAGGATGCGCAGAAAACTTATCAGGAAATGGATGCCGCCTACATAAAAATGCGCCAAGAGTCGCGCAATATGGCCTTGAAAGTAGATCAAGCAAAAGACGAATTTCACGGTAAGTGTATTGCGCAAGCAGAATCGCAATTCAGAACTGCAGAGGCCGCACGTTTAGCGGCGAAGAAAACCGCGACCAAAAAGAATGCGGGGTCTGCGTCACGCCTAGCCGGAACATCGCGAAGAAACGCGGCGAACGCAACGCGAACACGAAACTTCGATTACTCTGCTTACTTAAACGAATGCTTGAATGCCCAAACTGGCGTTGGAAAATCTTTATCGAATTCCGTTCGCGCGGCAGAACGCGAAAAAGCTGCGAACGACCAGTTCCTTGCTGAACAAGCGACGCTGATCGAACAGCAGCGCCAGACGATGCTGAAGAAGCTTGGCGAAATGGAAGGCGTAGTGAATGGTCAGAATGAAGAAATCGTAAAGAGCACGAACGAGCGAACCCAGCAGCTGTACGAAGAACAGCAGCGAATCGCGCAAAAGAACCAAATGCGCCTACAGGAATTCCAACAAGAACAACAGTTGTTAATGGGTGATATCGATTCCCGAATTCAGACCGAAAACCAACAGTTCATGCGCCATCAATCTGAAAGCACGGCGGCACAACGCCGAGTTGCCTGTTCAGGTGGCGCCGCGCGAAGATCAGAGCGAACTTCAGAGCGAATGGGCGAAGCATTTGGGGAAGCGGTCGAATTGATTGGTGGCGTTCATTCGATGTGCAGGCAGTTCGAGTCAAACTGCCCTGTTGATGCTGTCTCGTCTACGGACGATGGTGCCGTCCGCGCGGTCGCTTCTGCGCCAATACCCACGGCAGCAGACGGCTTCAAATTTTCTTTGCCTCAACCTTGTGTGCTGTCCCGCGATGTCGATATTAAACGAACTGACAAGAAGAAAAATCGGCCACGCTACTCAGCTCCTGGCACCGACATTTAGACTGACAAGTAAGTAGAAGACTAAGAGCTCGGCCAGCGCTGCCTTTTCGTTATGCGAGCGCGCCGTGATGCGGCGCGCTTTGTTTTACTAAGTTGAGCCATCCGCCTGCGATGAGCTACTCTTTTGCTCTATGAAATTCCTGAAATTCTTTTCGATCAAAAAGCTGATTGCCCTCGTATTAGCCGCGGTACTGATTGGCGTTGTCGCCGTGTCTGCGGTCTTCGTTGCGGCATCAAGTTCGCTTCCGCAAATCATGGCCGTCAGCGATTACAAACCTCGTCTTGTCAGCGATGTCTTTGCCCGGGGCGGTGAACGTATTGGTGAATACAAATACGAAGTTCGAAAACTTGTGACGATCGACAAAGTACCGAAACAAATGATCGACGCCTTCTTGGCGATCGAAGATCGTCAGTTCTACGAACACACAGGAATTAACTACCTCGCTATTGCACGAGCGATGTTGACTAACCTGACTTCCAGCCGAACCCAAGGTGCATCGACGATCACGCAACAGCTGGCGAAGCAGTTATTTCTTTCGCCCGAGCGAACCTACACCAGAAAAATCAAAGAAGCATTGCTCGCGAAAAAGTTGGAAGAGAATTTATCGAAAGACGAGATTCTTTATTTGTACCTGAACCAAATCTTCTTTGGTTCGGGCGCAAACGGTGTCGCTGCAGCGGCGGATATTTATTTTAGAAAAACTTTAGACAAGTTGACGCTTGCGGAAATCGCAGTGATCGCCGGGCTTCCACAGCGACCAAGTGCTTATTCGCCTATTCGAAATCCGAAACTTGCAAAAGGTCGACAGCGCGAAGTTTTGAACGCGATGGTTGCCTTCGGAAAAATCACACAAGCAGAAGCTGATAAAGCTTTTAATGAGCCGCTGACTGTTTACCTCGAAAAGGAATATAATTCGATCGCGCCGTTTGCGGTCGAAACAATCCGCCAGATTCTTGTCGAAAAAATCGGTGAGAACAAAGTTATCAATGAAGGTATTCAGGTTTACACGACCATTGATTTTAATCAGCAAAAGGCGGCTCAGGAACAAGTGCGCGCGGGACTTCGAGAGGTCGATAAACGACAAGGGTATCGCGGGCCTCTGAAAAACTTGAAAACTCCGGAAGAGGTGGAAAAACTTTTAGGTGAAGTCCGAGCGAAGCTGATGGAAGAACTTTCTCCCGTTCGCGTGGTGACGCCTGAAGGTGCCGTGAAGGAAGAAACACCCGCAGATTTCAAAAAACCGTACCGAAAGCTCGATGCAAAAGGACAGGTCGTCGGAAATCTTCCGCCCTATGCTCTGCTCGATCGCGCGGTCGAAGTTGTCGTCACGCGGGTCGACGATGATTTGGGCCTTGTGTATGTGCGTCTCGCAGAAAGCGAAGCACTGATGGACATCGCAGATCTCGAGTGGGCGCGAAAGCCTGATCCCCAAATCAATGCCGAGCGAGCGCCGAAAGTCACGAAGCCGTCGGCGGTGTTGAAATCGGGCGATGTTGTGCTAGCGAAAATTCTTGGAGATCGCTTTGTTTCACCGCGAGAAAAAGAACTGACTGCGAAAATCGCCAGCATCAAAAAAACCAATGCCCGTTACATTGCTCCAGACTTCAATCTTTATGCGCGTGTAGCGCTTGAACAAGAGCCGATCGTTCAGGGTTCACTAATCTCGTTTGACCTGAAGTCCGGCGAAACAGTTGCCCTTGTTGGCGGATATGAGTTTGGTAAATCCGCAGGTCAGTCGGAGTTCAATCGGGCGATCCAAGCCAAACGTCAAACGGGTTCGAGCTTTAAGTCGATCGTCTATGCTGCTGCTCTGGATAAAGGCTTCAACCCCGCGACTCCCGTTCAAGATGCCCCAATTGTTTACGAAGGAGATGCGTCCACTGTTGAGGGCCAAGACACTGATATTAAAAAGTGGAAGCCCCACAATCACGGAGAAAAATTCGCCGGTGACATCCTGTTCCGCAACGCACTTGTTCGGTCGCTGAATATTCCTACTGTTAAAATCCTAGAATCCGTCGGCGTTTCGTGGGTGATTGATTACGCTCGCAGGTTCGGTATTTTCTCTCCGCTCAATGCCGATCTCTCGTTGGGCTTGGGTTCGAGCTCGATGACTCTTTACGAAATGACTCGAACATTCGGTCAATTCGCAAAGCTAGGAAAACGCTTAAAGCCTTTGATCGTTCACAAAGTTACGGACCGCGAAGGCAATGTTTTGATAGAGAACATCACGCTCGATATGTTCTTCGAAAAAGATCTCGCGCCGATTGAAGCCGAGTACGAGGAGAAGCGCGTCAGCTACATGCAGTCGCTGAAATCCGGTGAAGGCGCTGCCGCGCCAACCGCCACTCCGTCGGTTCAAGACGGTTCGCCTCCGGCCGAAGGCGAAGTCGTAGCCGAAGACCCTTCGAAGAGAAAAATTCCGCTGATTTATTTCGAAGATCCCAATCAATTGATGCAGCCACAGACGGCGTTCGTCATGACGTCTTTGCTGGCGGCCACTGTGACCGATGAAGGCGGAACAGCTGGCAGAGCTCGCTCGCTGGGGCGACCAACTGCAGGAAAAACTGGTACAACCAATGGGTATTTTGATGGTTGGTTTGTCGGCTATACTGCACAGTACGCCACCGGAGTTTGGGTCGGCTTTGACGAAGAGCGATCCATGGGTGCAGGCGAAGTGGGCGGACGCACCGCCCTGCCTATTTGGATCGAATATATGAGGCTCGCGCACGGCGAGGATCAACCTCAACCGTTCGCGGTCCCACCTGGAATCGTTTTCGCGAATATCGATTCACAAACGGGTAAATTGGCGTCTTCTTCTAGTCGATCTGTAGTGAATCAGGCGTTCGTTCGAGGTACTGAACCTCGTGAGCTTAGCGGTGCACCTGCGACGCGAGACGATTCTGATTTCTACAAAGAGGACATGGCCGAATGAAGTCGATCCACCTGTGGGGGGTCCGTCAGAATAATCTGAAGAACATCGAAGTGGAAATTCCGCTTGGATCGTTCACTGTTGTTTGTGGGCCAAGCGGTTCTGGAAAATCATCGCTCGCGTTTCAGACACTTTATGCTGAAGGCCAGCGTCGCTACATCGAATCACTTTCGAGTTATGCGAGGCAGTTTCTGGGAAAGGCGCCAAAGCCAGAACTTGATGGTATTTCAAATATTCCTCCGGCGATCGCGATCGAACAAAAGAACTCAGTCAAAACGTCGCGCTCGACAGTCGGCACGACAACTGAGGTGATTGATTATCTGCGCTTGCTGTTTGAAAAAATCGGCGCGCCCACCTGCCCGACTTATGGCTTCCGAATCACCAACGATGCGCCAACTGAGGCAACGAGAAAAGTCGTGCAGGAGCTTGAAGGTAAACGCGGCTACATTCTGGCGCCGGTTACTTTTTCCAAGGGCCGACTTCCCGCTGACGTACTTTTGAAGCTTTTGATTCAAGAGGGCTATCAAAGAATCTTGATCCCGCCTGGGGCGACTATGCCGGCGACGGAGCCCAAAGCCGGCAAGGGCGCGCGCGGCACCGG comes from the Deltaproteobacteria bacterium genome and includes:
- a CDS encoding PBP1A family penicillin-binding protein, with translation MKFLKFFSIKKLIALVLAAVLIGVVAVSAVFVAASSSLPQIMAVSDYKPRLVSDVFARGGERIGEYKYEVRKLVTIDKVPKQMIDAFLAIEDRQFYEHTGINYLAIARAMLTNLTSSRTQGASTITQQLAKQLFLSPERTYTRKIKEALLAKKLEENLSKDEILYLYLNQIFFGSGANGVAAAADIYFRKTLDKLTLAEIAVIAGLPQRPSAYSPIRNPKLAKGRQREVLNAMVAFGKITQAEADKAFNEPLTVYLEKEYNSIAPFAVETIRQILVEKIGENKVINEGIQVYTTIDFNQQKAAQEQVRAGLREVDKRQGYRGPLKNLKTPEEVEKLLGEVRAKLMEELSPVRVVTPEGAVKEETPADFKKPYRKLDAKGQVVGNLPPYALLDRAVEVVVTRVDDDLGLVYVRLAESEALMDIADLEWARKPDPQINAERAPKVTKPSAVLKSGDVVLAKILGDRFVSPREKELTAKIASIKKTNARYIAPDFNLYARVALEQEPIVQGSLISFDLKSGETVALVGGYEFGKSAGQSEFNRAIQAKRQTGSSFKSIVYAAALDKGFNPATPVQDAPIVYEGDASTVEGQDTDIKKWKPHNHGEKFAGDILFRNALVRSLNIPTVKILESVGVSWVIDYARRFGIFSPLNADLSLGLGSSSMTLYEMTRTFGQFAKLGKRLKPLIVHKVTDREGNVLIENITLDMFFEKDLAPIEAEYEEKRVSYMQSLKSGEGAAAPTATPSVQDGSPPAEGEVVAEDPSKRKIPLIYFEDPNQLMQPQTAFVMTSLLAATVTDEGGTAGRARSLGRPTAGKTGTTNGYFDGWFVGYTAQYATGVWVGFDEERSMGAGEVGGRTALPIWIEYMRLAHGEDQPQPFAVPPGIVFANIDSQTGKLASSSSRSVVNQAFVRGTEPRELSGAPATRDDSDFYKEDMAE